A single Cyprinus carpio isolate SPL01 chromosome A6, ASM1834038v1, whole genome shotgun sequence DNA region contains:
- the LOC109056182 gene encoding STE20-related kinase adapter protein beta-like isoform X2: protein MARHILSGRLVAVKNTNLDECTEDELLQLMNEVLLSRLFRHPNLLTSRLVFSSSCQLWVLSPLMSYGSADSLLRSCFPDGMSESLIAYLLYGVLRALEYLHRMGYVHRGVKASHVLLSAEGRVCLSGLQSVYSLMKDGKRMRAVFDMPQHSPSLLPWLSPELLRQDLHGYGVKSDIYSLGIVACELVSGRVPFQDMPPTLMLLQKLRGSHCCFLDVPPYPLGDMGALKVSRSGVDSGIGESVATGSLTRTATAERPQSPAPKNHSATLHNLVQLCLQQQPERRPSATALLTHPFFRQVKKHTRDSFLSLMYPAVPVSCPPDTPPSETPIQTCNTPSPTHPEPEDSVWDFS, encoded by the exons ATGGCTCGACACATACTGTCCGGCCGGCTGGTGGCGGTGAAAAACACTAACCTGGACGAGTGCACAGAAGATGAGCTGCTGCAGCTGATG AATGAGGTTCTGCTGTCCAGACTGTTCCGTCACCCAAACCTGCTGACATCCAGACTGGTGTTCAGCTCGAGCTGTCAGCTCTGGGTTCTGTCTCCTCTCATGAGCTATG GTTCTGCAGACTCTCTGCTCAGGTCGTGTTTTCCGGATGGAATGAGCGAGTCTCTGATAGCGTACCTGCTGTACGGGGTGCTCCGAGCGCTGGAGTACCTGCATCGCATGGGTTATGTGCACAG GGGTGTGAAGGCGAGTCATGTGCTGCTGTCAGCTGAAGGCCGTGTGTGTTTGTCGGGGCTGCAGAGCGTGTACAGTCTGATGAAGGACGGCAAGAGGATGAGAGCCGTGTTTGACATGCCTCAACACAGTCCGTCTCTGCTGCCCTGGCTGAGTCCTGAGCTGCTGCGACAG GATCTTCACGGCTATGGAGTGAAGTCAGACATCTACAGTCTGGGGATCGTAGCGTGTGAGCTGGTCAGTGGCAGAGTGCCGTTCCAGGACATGCCGCCCACTCTG ATGCTGCTTCAGAAGCTGCGGGGTTCTCACTGCTGTTTCCTCGACGTCCCTCCTTATCCTCTCGGAGACATGGGGGCGCTCAAGGTGTCCCGCTCCGGTGTGGATTCGGGGATCGGCGAGAGTGTTGCGACCGGAAGTCTGACTCGTACTGCCACTGCAGAGAGACCTCAAAGCCCCGCCCCCAAAAACCACTCGGCCACACTGCACAACCTGGTCCAACTGTGCCTGCAGCAGCAGCCTGAgcgcag GCCGTCTGCGACAGCTCTCCTCACCCATCCCTTCTTCAGACAG GTGAAGAAACACACGAGGGACTCTTTCCTCAGTTTGATGTATCCGGCCGTGCCAGTGTCCTGTCCTCCAGACACGCCTCCGTCTGAAACACCCATCCAGACCTGCAACACCCCGTCACCCACCCACCCCGAGCCCGAGGACAGCGTGTGGGACTTCTCCTAA
- the LOC109056182 gene encoding STE20-related kinase adapter protein beta-like isoform X1, giving the protein MSFLDCTCISSHSRVQTISIEEQYEDVSHQCSSSDVSPCSVLTDEDDITDLSTDPAHYQLLSQLGRGFNNLSQVSMARHILSGRLVAVKNTNLDECTEDELLQLMNEVLLSRLFRHPNLLTSRLVFSSSCQLWVLSPLMSYGSADSLLRSCFPDGMSESLIAYLLYGVLRALEYLHRMGYVHRGVKASHVLLSAEGRVCLSGLQSVYSLMKDGKRMRAVFDMPQHSPSLLPWLSPELLRQDLHGYGVKSDIYSLGIVACELVSGRVPFQDMPPTLMLLQKLRGSHCCFLDVPPYPLGDMGALKVSRSGVDSGIGESVATGSLTRTATAERPQSPAPKNHSATLHNLVQLCLQQQPERRPSATALLTHPFFRQVKKHTRDSFLSLMYPAVPVSCPPDTPPSETPIQTCNTPSPTHPEPEDSVWDFS; this is encoded by the exons ATGTCGTTTCTG GACTGCACCTGTATCTCCTCCCACTCACGAGTCCAGACCATCAGCATAGAGGAGCAGTATGAAGACGTCAGCCATCAGTGCTCG AGCAGTGACGTCTCTCCGTGTTCTGTGTTGACGGATGAAGATGACATCACAGATCTTTCCACTGACCCCGCCCACTATCAGCTGCTCTCACAACTGG gccgGGGCTTTAATAACCTCAGTCAGGTGAGCATGGCTCGACACATACTGTCCGGCCGGCTGGTGGCGGTGAAAAACACTAACCTGGACGAGTGCACAGAAGATGAGCTGCTGCAGCTGATG AATGAGGTTCTGCTGTCCAGACTGTTCCGTCACCCAAACCTGCTGACATCCAGACTGGTGTTCAGCTCGAGCTGTCAGCTCTGGGTTCTGTCTCCTCTCATGAGCTATG GTTCTGCAGACTCTCTGCTCAGGTCGTGTTTTCCGGATGGAATGAGCGAGTCTCTGATAGCGTACCTGCTGTACGGGGTGCTCCGAGCGCTGGAGTACCTGCATCGCATGGGTTATGTGCACAG GGGTGTGAAGGCGAGTCATGTGCTGCTGTCAGCTGAAGGCCGTGTGTGTTTGTCGGGGCTGCAGAGCGTGTACAGTCTGATGAAGGACGGCAAGAGGATGAGAGCCGTGTTTGACATGCCTCAACACAGTCCGTCTCTGCTGCCCTGGCTGAGTCCTGAGCTGCTGCGACAG GATCTTCACGGCTATGGAGTGAAGTCAGACATCTACAGTCTGGGGATCGTAGCGTGTGAGCTGGTCAGTGGCAGAGTGCCGTTCCAGGACATGCCGCCCACTCTG ATGCTGCTTCAGAAGCTGCGGGGTTCTCACTGCTGTTTCCTCGACGTCCCTCCTTATCCTCTCGGAGACATGGGGGCGCTCAAGGTGTCCCGCTCCGGTGTGGATTCGGGGATCGGCGAGAGTGTTGCGACCGGAAGTCTGACTCGTACTGCCACTGCAGAGAGACCTCAAAGCCCCGCCCCCAAAAACCACTCGGCCACACTGCACAACCTGGTCCAACTGTGCCTGCAGCAGCAGCCTGAgcgcag GCCGTCTGCGACAGCTCTCCTCACCCATCCCTTCTTCAGACAG GTGAAGAAACACACGAGGGACTCTTTCCTCAGTTTGATGTATCCGGCCGTGCCAGTGTCCTGTCCTCCAGACACGCCTCCGTCTGAAACACCCATCCAGACCTGCAACACCCCGTCACCCACCCACCCCGAGCCCGAGGACAGCGTGTGGGACTTCTCCTAA